ACCCCGTCACTCGGTGCGGGCTTCGGCAAGATCATTGAAATCGAAGGAAAAATCGTTGACGATACAGACACACGCCTACGATCGCATCTGGGCAAGAAACTGATCAAGGTACACACAGTCAACACGCGCCGCCTTGCTAAACCTGTGGTCATTGAGTTAACCAAATTTTCCTTTGCCGGCACGAAGATTCCCGTCAGAGGGAACCAGGTCAAATTGCGGGGCTACGAAACAGGACACTTTGCAGGGATTCCCAATAAGGCATTTGCCGACATCCCACAGGTCGCCACCACTAATTTCCATTTCCAAAGTGTGTTTCAGGTCACCAAGCGTTTGAAACCAGCACAGGTACAACAAAAATGAGGAAAAGTCTGACAGACCGTTGCTGTTAAACTTCTGCAGAGGAATTCTGAATTGGCAGCCCTGAATCTGCTGTTTTTGATCATATTGTTTACTCTCACCTTCGCTGTGATCGCAGCGGTGGTGGCGGGGGGACTCTGGTTGTTCGGCGTTGGTCGGAAGCGGCGGTGGATCACAGTCACGTTCGTTCTTTATTGCGGTTTTATCGCCGTCGACTTTTATCTGAGCATGCGGCCGGCCGCGGTATTTGAACGACAGTTTGGGTTTTCTCCGTCGCCCCAGGTTCAAAATCTAACGTCAACGCATTGGGTGCTCGGCGACTATGGAAAAATCACTCTGTCATTTTACGCGCCTCGGGAAACCGTTGATCGAATTCTCCAGCGGGGAATGGAGCGTCAGCCGGACGTGGGCCGCGCGGTCCATTATCATCGCACGTATTCTGAGTATTTCGGTCGGGAAACAGAGGACCTGTACTTCGATGAGACCACAGGGTGTGCCGGTTACACCTGGATTGGCGTTGACTGAAAAACCGTATTCTTACCCGACCTTGAGAACAGAAATCGCACCAAGACAAATCCTCTGTTGACAGACTGCTTCAGCTTAGTACGATTTCGGTTCCTGCATCGCGGAAACAACGGCTTCACCTTCCAGCACTCAATATTATTCCAGGGATCGGTTCATGAGTACTCAACCAGAAAACAAACAATGTATTTTAATCACCGGCGCCTCGGCCGGGTTTGGCAAGCTGGTCGCCGAAAAACTGCTGGCAAAAGGGCACACCGTTTACGCAGCCGCCCGGCGGGTCGAGAAGATGCGAGACATTGAAGCGAAAGGCGCCCACATCCTGCTCATGGATGTCACGGATACCGAATCAGTCAAAGCGGGCGTGGATCAGATGCTGGCCGAGCAGGGACGGATTGACGTACTGTTCAACAACGCCGGCTATGGTTCGTACGGGACGATTGAATGTGTGCCGCTGGAGGAAATTCAGTATCAATACGACGTCAACGTCTTCGGCCTGGCACGGCTGGCTCAAGCGGTCCTGCCTCAAATGCGAAAACAGCGTTCTGGCCGCATTATCAATACCGCGTCGGTCGTGGGGCATGTCTCGACCGCGGTCCTGGGCTGGTATGCTTCGACAAAATTTGCGGTCGAAGGTTTTTCGGACGCACTGCGGATGGAAGTCAAACAGTTTGGCATCGACGTGGTCCTGATCGAGCCGGGGGCCGTCAAAACCGAATTCGACGAAGTCGCCTTCTCCAAACTGGACAGCCTGGAACATGCGGAAGATTATCAGCCGCTGGTTTCCTCTTTCC
This genomic interval from Gimesia alba contains the following:
- a CDS encoding oxidoreductase, translated to MSTQPENKQCILITGASAGFGKLVAEKLLAKGHTVYAAARRVEKMRDIEAKGAHILLMDVTDTESVKAGVDQMLAEQGRIDVLFNNAGYGSYGTIECVPLEEIQYQYDVNVFGLARLAQAVLPQMRKQRSGRIINTASVVGHVSTAVLGWYASTKFAVEGFSDALRMEVKQFGIDVVLIEPGAVKTEFDEVAFSKLDSLEHAEDYQPLVSSFRKFTGKLYSKSPGPESTANAVIKAIEAKHPKTRYATTMDAKFLPRVKRLFSDKLFDKIVLSQMK